The region gaccaactcatgttctggcaccggggtgaaacatctagcctttagcaatctgaacctatttaaataatcatctattggttctgagtgttttctcttaacactggctaattctttcagacttatttttgtttgtcccatgtagaattgttcatggaacattctttctaattgggtccacgtatatactgagtttgcaggcaaagatgtaaaccaagtaaacgcgttttttgttaaggaactagggaaatattttattttcaaattttcattacgggctatttcccctgtgaattttggcgaacaacctctggtttaccaaaacttgtagaattgggttacttgcaggatcaaccacacaaatcctaggacatgtgcagatctaaatGACTTTGAAGATATCTAGAACAACTTTTGTATCTTTCATTTTAGTTCTCTAAATATTTTATGTCGAAAGATGTTGATTAAAACGTTTAAACAGTTGTAAATTTGACAAGATAGgataaaatggcagaaaataactgacgaaacataaagtgtcgaaataagaaatgcagaaagataattgactggaaaacgtaaagggaatttgtaaagaactttaaactttgtaaaatataactttgaaagaattggtgtttgtttacacatacatgttccaaatatgactcttttctctcacacgggtactttgagtatttttaggaattttgtacaagtaaatTTTCACCTCTTTTTtcgataacaactaccctatttatatacaaataacataactgttactaacgaccaaatcctaaaactgtgacaaATGGCTTTCTTcttttcgccagatgcttccacgcgtcttctgccaaacgtcacaactcttaTGAATTTGAATTTATACTTCACGTCGAAATGACGCCTCTCTCCAGGCTTTGTCGAATTGTTGAAATACTACAACATTCTCCATGCCTGTCAAAGGTGCCTTTCCATCTGCAGatatcttgtcgaaatgtcgaagcttcaattttgtcgaagtgtcgaacaacACTTATCAACCAAAACCGTTTATCCCATGTCGTCATTTGTCGAAAGAACCATTATGCAtaccaaatctcatggcgtcgaaaacgcatgtATACACATGGAGTTTAAGAAAGGAACCAATGGTAGCTTCATCATCATGTGAGGCTGAATACATAACAACTTTGTTatgtgcatgtcaagcaacatggatgtTGAATCTAGTCGAAGAAATTATAGGGAAGAATCATAAAGCAATGACCATGAAGATTGACAACATGTCGGCTATCAACATGGCAAAGAATCTGATAGCACTCAGAAGAAGCAAACATATTGAAGATTCCATTACTTGAGAGAACATGTAGCGAATGGAAAGTTGAGCTTGGAACATTGCATATTAGAAAATTAGATTTGAGATATAATGACGAAGGTTGTGTAGGTCGAATTGCTCAAAAGATTAAGAACAATGATGAAAGTAGATAGCATACACAAATGAATGTAGATAGCAtacacaatgaattaggtggtgtgttaaaTATCTATTTTTTCGTGTCGAAGTCTAAATAGTGTATTTGTATTCGACGAGTGTCGAACGATGTTTTAATGTGTGTCGAAATATCATGCATCAAACAGAGTATGTATTTGTTATATTTGACAGAAAGTCAAATATAACATGTCGAAGCATGTACATGTAGAAGGAGTCAACAGAGTCGAAATATATTAACTTAGTTTAGTTTTAGTTGAATTAGTTATTTTGTGATTACTTTGAGCGCAAGtaatctcatctataaatagaggggATCTCTATGTCATTTGTGTAAAGTAAGAGAATACGTTATTTGTAGTAGCATTGTGTAGCTTTTAGAAATCACACATTGTAACAAACACCTTGGGTGCAGTTTGCACGGTAATACATTCATCATCTTCCTCCAGAATTTCTCTTTTCTCTCTTTCAATTGTCTTGCTTTCTTCTTTCAATTCTCTGTGTAGTGTAGAATCATCTTGCAATCAATGAGTGGTTGTTTCACTTGAGTAAAGAGTGAAAAACAAGAGGTGTGATCAATAAAAAAGATTGATTAGGTTAAGTTCAAGGTTAGAGTTTTTCCAACAAAGAATTCTTCATTCATTCCACACACATAACTTGTaacaatttttttaataaaaagagTGTCATTCCTATATCAacttaattttatttttcacGAAAGAACGAAGCGTCGAAAGGATTGTCATCTAGTCTAAGACAAATTACAAGCTTTAATTATCTATTTAATGTCATTCGATTCAAAGACTTAATTTAATGATTTGTTCACAAAGACTTTACGTATTATATTTTTCTCTTCTTTAATTCACAAGCTAAGGATAGGGAAGTTGTTCCTATATAATCTTTTGCATTATAATATTTTATTCTAATACTTTACTTGTAACGAAATATTTAATTAGTTAGAGTTTGTGTCTGATTAGTAATAGCATTTTTATATAGCAAAGTTTTTCAATGAACATATTTATATCCTTGAACTCATGTTGTATAGTCAATCAATAATATTGTTCCTATATTAGTTTTTCTTCATTTTTTGTTTTCTCATCATGCAAAATTATTGTTTGCCTGCCCAAATGTCAACATAAATGTAACAATAAAATCCATTTTAATAATAAATACATTCTATTCTATTAATAAGTTCTACTAAAAACATACTATTTAAAttcatattttataataaacCGTAGATAAAGTataaataaacaaaacaaatttgaACTTCTAAAAAACAATGATCTTCATCTTTTCAAATATACTAAAAAAAAACATAATCTATTTTTTAATCCACATCTGTAAAATTTGACAATATTAACACTAACATTACAGCTGTAAAAAGCATATATAACATAAATGCTAAAGATGAAAAATTAATGAATTGCCATGAAAGAACAAAAATCTACTCCAACAGAGAATATGGAGTGTGAAAGAAGAAAAACAAATAAAGGTGAAACACAGTGTGGGTAGAAGTAGAAAGAGAGTAGATACGAGTAGTTGTTTGATTGATGAGAGAGTTGATCCATCACGTGATGTTGTTGTTAGTTTTGTTACATGTCGCTCTCTAGCCAGTATTGTAGGCGACACTGTTTATCGGCGAATGCGGCGCATATCTGTCTCCTTCCTTTGCACTTTTCTGTCCATCCCACTCACTACAATAATCATCCTATCCTGTCCTTTTCTTCTGCAATATCTTTTCACCTTCCACCACTTTCCTTTTCTTTTCCCTCATTTACCATACAGCACAAGGTCACTTTAGTCATTTCAACATTAACAACTTAGCACAAGATAACACAATCCTCAACAAACTCTGTCCCATCTCAAATGACTCAACATAGTATTAATACCACCAAACAATCCTCAACTCAGCATAACAAACCAACCCATATTCCCTTTTCCTTTTCTTCTATATTCATTACAATGATTCTCTTTTCAACTTTATCACAATTACAAACACTCTTATGCacattcttcttctttttcttcttcatctctctTTCATTCTCTCAAGATCAACCTCCCATTGACCCGGTTGAACAGAAAGCTCTATATGCTGTTCTCAACTCCCTCAACCCAACCATTCCATGGACCACTGACTACCCCGACGACCTCTGCCTCTCCGCCCCACACGGCGTCGTTTGCGACTACTACCCTTCTGATGGTGAGAATGGTCAAAACCAACAACAAAAAGCACACATTGTTGAACTCAACTTCGGTTACGTTTCCGATGAAACACCTAACCCACCTTGCTCCCCTAACGCCACTCTCAACTCTCTTCTCTTCACCTCTTTCACCTATCTTCAGAAACTCTTCTTCTACAAATGCTTCAACAACACACGTAACCCAATTCACCTAACGTCTCTTCCTTCTCTCCCTCCATCTCTCCAAGAACTAGTCTTCATCCAAAACCCTTCCGTTTTTTCTCCTATTGAACCTTTTCTCCGCAACCTCACATCTCTTAGGAGACTCGTCTTGATCGGAAACGCCTTCCACGGCGAACTCCCCTTCAATATCGGCGATTATGCCAACTTTGAAGAGCTAACTCTTTCTACAAACAATCTCTCCGGTACGATTCCAGCGAGTTTGGGAATGTTGAAGAAACTCAAGATTCTTGACCTTAGTCAGAACGGATTCACCGGGTGTGTTCCCGAACAGGTTGGGAATCTCACCTCGCTTTTGAAGCTTGATTTAAGCTACAATGGGTTTGAATGTAAGATCCCAGAGAGTTTTACCCACTTGCAAAATATGAAGTTTTTGGATCTAAGTTTCAACCTTTTTGGTAATTTCGGTGTCCCTTTGTTCTTAGGAGAAATTACTAGTTTAAAGGAAGTTTATTTAACTGGGAATTTTCTCTCTGGTAAAATTCCAGAAATATGGGAAAAGCTTGGTGGTGTTGAAAAAATAGGATTTTCTAAAATGGGTTTGTTAGGTAAAATCCCAGTTTCAATGGGGATTTACTTGAAAAATTTGTCTTATCTTGGGCTTGATAACAACCAACTTGATGGGTCTGTTCCTGAAGAATTTGGGCTTTTGGAGTTTGCTAATGAGATCAACCTGGAGAACAACAATTTGAGTGGTAGAATCTCTTTGCCAAGTAGAGTTGAACAGAAGTTTAAGTTGGCAGGAAACATAGGGCTGTGTTTGGGAAACAATGCAAGCTGTTCTTCTCAAAATGGTGAAAGTTTGGGTCAACTTAATCCCTACAAAATAACAGATATTCtttctgatgatgatgatgtcCTTTTCAGTGGGGATTCTTTGCTGCATTTTGATCCTCTTATGTTGGTTTTGGTTTTGGTTGGGTGGTTTTTGTTAATCTTCACATGGGATGGGTGAAGATGTTTTATCTTTTTTGACTAGTAAAGAAATACTACTCTTGATCTGTTTACTCTAATTTGGAAAAAGGGTTTTGAGTTTAACAAGTGTAAATGAAAATGATAGTGATGGGTAGCGTAAGAGTGAAGAATTGTTTATTTAGAGCAAGTGTGTATGGTGAAAGCAAAGCTTATTCTTTTACTCAATTAATTTAAAGTATATTTATTTGTGCTACTATTCATGGGTTGATGTTTTTATTTTGCCAACTTAAATTGTGTGCCTTTAGGATTCTGTGTCTTTGTAACTTTATTATTCATCTTCTTATTATTTGCACTAAAGACAGAGAAAGGTATCAAATAGGAAAGGTAGCCAATCCTAAGCCGAAAAGAAGGGAGAGTCTGTAGGAGTAATTAGTAATTCTAGTGAGTTGTAACTAGTACTGTAACTCTGAACAATGTAGTGGCAATTTGTTTTATTACTAATTGGTTGTGACAATGACAAGAGCATTAGCAATATTGTAATGGTACTAGTACCATGCAGATTGTATTGGGGTAGATAGATGGCTAAGCTTGCTATGGACAGGTCCGAGTCAAGATCCTCTCTATTTCTTATCATTTCTATTTCTTTCATTATTAATAGTTTGGGAAAAAATGTGTGATATTAGATGATTTAATAATTTATTACTACACTAAAATATTTGAAAACTATAATATTTTTTTTCCACAATAAGTGATTCTGTTACCATTTcataaatattaaaaataaaataaaaatgaaagagaGAATGATATTTTACTAAAATATATTTATCATGTAttgaaaatgataaaaataatattttaattaaaagataaaattgaaaaatatttatTAGAAATTAAAATGGATCATTCCGTTTATGATATTATTTTATTACAAATATGTCACTTATTATGGGAGAGAGGGATTAATAAAAAgaggaaatgaaaaaaaaatggaGAGGATCCTATCTCGAACACAAAAGTATAGGATAGGGTTATAGCCTGATTAATGAGAATGGGGATTTATTTGACATATCCTATATTCTCTTAGTTTTAATCTAATGATATGATAAACCAATCTATTACTCTATTGTGTTTATTTTATGCGAATTTTTAATctaaataatttaattttttattttttttcaaaataatccACATTTTAAATTATTATTCAAACTACCctatttttgaaaaaaaaactcGTTAAAGTATTGGTGCCAACCAATTGGCGTCTACATCCAAATTTTAAGAGGAAACCAAAAGTTGTAAGAAACTATGAGAAAACTAATAAGAGAGGACCCAAAAAGTGGGTACCTaagataaaataatttatgttgcagatatccttagcagctcagctgaaacaccagtcatgatacctggacagtggatgctcgcgacatatgacaGGCAGAAGGTCTATGTTGCAAGATTTAGAACTTAGACCTAGAGGCTTCATTGGTTTCAGAGGAAACtagaaaggaaagatcattggctccagaactattggtaacAGTAAACTTtcttctattactaatgttcttttagtttatggtctgatgcataaccttttgtctattagtcaacttagtgacaatggttatgatatcatttttaatcaaaagtcttgtaagactgttagtcagaaagatggtaTAATAATTTGTAAcggaaagagaaagaacaacatttataaaattagactttctgatcttgaggatcaaaatgtaaaatgtctagTGTTTGTTAACGAGGAGCAATGGGTATGAAACAAACGTTTGAGCCGTGTTAGCATGAAAAGaatttctcagctaaataagcttggattagtcagagGCTTATCCAACCTGAAGTTCACTttagatgctctttgtgaagcatgtcagaaaggaaagttttctaAAACATATTTCAAAACGAAAATTGTTGTTCCTACCTCTAGACCATTAGAACTTCTgcatattgatttgtttggaccagtgaaaatTGCCTCTATCAATAGGAAAaagtatggattggtcatcgttgatgactatagtcgttggacatgagtaaagttcttgaaacacagGGATGCGTCACATTCTCTATTCTCTACTTTCTTctcactagtgcaaacagaaatcaactgcaaaatagtcaaagtcaggagtaatcatggtggagaatttgaaaataaacattttgtaaatctttttgatgcaaatggtatttcccatgatttctcatgtcctagaactccacagcaaaatggggttgtagaaaggaagaataagactTTGCAAGAGATGGctcgcaccatgatccaagaaatTGACATGGCTAACCATTTCTGGGCAGAAACAGTTAACACAACATGTTATATTTAGAACATGATTTCCATCATacctattctgggtaagactccttatgaattgtggaagaacagaaagcccaacatttcttactttcaccctttcggatgtgaatgttttatgttaaacactaaagagaatctgTGTAGGTTGAATTCTAAAGCGCAAAagtgtttattgttaggatattctgaacgctctaaaggctacaaaatCTTTAACACTGAAACAAGAATTATTGAAGAATCAATTtatgttagattcaatgataagcttgaccctgaaaagtcaaagctagttgagaaatttgcaaATTTGAAGATCAATATTTCATAATCCAAGGATATTGATTCTGGACAAAAAGACTCATAAAGCAAAGCTAAAGAATCTGAAGCAAATGACTCAGTAGCGACTCAACCAAAAGTTGGGTTGATCCAACTCATCAATAACCTCTCTTTCTGAAGAACTGATTCTGGGAGATAAAAATGCTTCAGCAagaactagatcttcattcaaaccttctgaagagactcttctaggtttggtaTCTCTAATAGAACACACATCTATCGATGAAGCTCTTTTGGATAATGAGTGGATTCTGGCTATGCGAGAGGAATtgaatcaattcaccagaaatgatgtttgagatcttgttcagaaaccaaaagtTTTCCATGTCATTAGAGCCAGATGGGTCTTCAGAAAAAAGCTAAATGAGAAGGGCGGGGTTGTCAGAAATAAGGCTCGACTGGTAccacaaggttatagtcagcaagaaggtataaACTATACAAAAACCTTTGCTCCAGTTTTCAGGTTAGAGTCTATCCATCTTTTAATTTCAtttgcagtcaatcataacatcatcctttatcagatggatgttaagagtgcattcttaaatggatatatatatatatatatatatatttctgaagaagtatatgtgcatcAACCTCCTGTTTTGAAAGCTCTCAAAATCCTGACTTTTTTTTTAAACTGAAAAAGTCATTATATGGTCTGgacaagctcccagagcttggtatgatagactaagtaacttccttttaGATAATAATTTTACCATAGGGAATGTGGATACAATTCTCTTTTGCAAAtcctttaagaatgatattctggttgtgcaaatttatgttgatgatattatttttggttctgctaatgcttTGTTGTGCACggattttgctaagtcaatgcaggaaaaatttgaaatgagtctgatggaGAACTCAAGTTCTTAATGGGAATACTGATTGATCAATGTTCAGAAGGAACGTACATTCATTAGAGCAAATATACAAGGGAACTTCTAAAAAAGTTTAACTTGTCAGAATACAAGCAagcaaagactccaatgcatcctacatgtattctggagaaagaagaggtaagcagtaaggtaaatTAGAAGCTATTAAGAGGTATGATGGgctctctcctttatctaactgtttctagacctgatattttattcagtgtCTACTTATTTGCTCGCTTCTAATCAAatcctagggaaactcacttaattgttgttaagagaatctttaggtatctgaaagaTACTACTAATCTTagtttgttttatagaaaatgaagtgaatacaaattagtaggctattgtgatgTTGACTATGTTGGAGACagaatagaaaggaaaagtaATTCTGGAAGTTGTCAATTTCTGGGAGACAATCTGATCTCATTGTCCAGCAAGATACATTCAACAATTGCGCTTTAAACAATcgaagctgaatatattgcagtttctggatgcaacactcagatactctggatgaagagtcagcttgaagattatcagatatctga is a window of Lathyrus oleraceus cultivar Zhongwan6 chromosome 6, CAAS_Psat_ZW6_1.0, whole genome shotgun sequence DNA encoding:
- the LOC127096894 gene encoding piriformospora indica-insensitive protein 2; translated protein: MTQHSINTTKQSSTQHNKPTHIPFSFSSIFITMILFSTLSQLQTLLCTFFFFFFFISLSFSQDQPPIDPVEQKALYAVLNSLNPTIPWTTDYPDDLCLSAPHGVVCDYYPSDGENGQNQQQKAHIVELNFGYVSDETPNPPCSPNATLNSLLFTSFTYLQKLFFYKCFNNTRNPIHLTSLPSLPPSLQELVFIQNPSVFSPIEPFLRNLTSLRRLVLIGNAFHGELPFNIGDYANFEELTLSTNNLSGTIPASLGMLKKLKILDLSQNGFTGCVPEQVGNLTSLLKLDLSYNGFECKIPESFTHLQNMKFLDLSFNLFGNFGVPLFLGEITSLKEVYLTGNFLSGKIPEIWEKLGGVEKIGFSKMGLLGKIPVSMGIYLKNLSYLGLDNNQLDGSVPEEFGLLEFANEINLENNNLSGRISLPSRVEQKFKLAGNIGLCLGNNASCSSQNGESLGQLNPYKITDILSDDDDVLFSGDSLLHFDPLMLVLVLVGWFLLIFTWDG